The genomic DNA tgaaacaccatatagatttacagtatataatatatacacatgtacaatgtcccatttccatatttttctgGGTTATTTAACATCTAATaccaaccacatgtgtcctgttcACAAGATACCAGGAATATGTtatacatttgcagcagtaaaatgttcCATTTCTATATTGTTTGGTTTatatataccagtaatatgtgtttatatgcatattTATATCCTCGGAAATACCTCAGAATTACGGACTTTAGGCATTACCCGTAGTTTGACCATATAGTAATCACATCACATAAGTTACAGTGATTTTAACAGCGATGTCCAAACCATAAACACTGATAGattgtatataaaaaataaacacaaataactgTTATTAAGGCTGTAGTTAGTGAACTACAAACTTAACCTTAAACACAACACTGCAGCTGTTTTTACCTTTCAGGCAGATTCTCCTTCAACGAAGTGAAAGCACTGTCctatattatgtgtgtgtgtgtgtgctaacaCGGGCTAACTTTAGCATAAAGTACACTTCATATGCAAGTGACAGAGTTAAACAAAAGTAACGCCATATTCGTAGCATCTAACCAAAGCTACAAACTCATAAACCTGATAAGAATACAACTAAAGTGAAGTTAATTATATCTGAGTGTGAAAACAATGTCAGTTTGTAGCCTAGCTTCTGAGCTAATGGACGTGCGACCTCGAAATATCACCGACTTCCGCCGTGTGCCAACAATGGTTCCGCAGCTTCTATTTCTGCAATTTCGGtcatttttattaaacattaacCGTCGTGAAATGTCGATAAATATATTGATGTAATTTGTAGACATACAcctatagttttgtttttttaattattcacgtCATTTTAATCTTATCAAGTCTTATATTCCCccaaaaacatggacacatcCTCACCCTGGTTAACCACTTAGAAAAggcattttctttatttacagaaaaaactaATCAGATGCAGGTACTTTCTAATGCTGCacagttttaaaacaaatataaataaacaaaaaaatgatccaacatacttatttttttccatgaaaacaataattcaaaaatcACATCTGCAGTCCCAAATTAAAACTCCTAATCTTCTGCTTTCTCATTAGGACTTGGATTTGGAATTCCAGGTGAAAGGCGACAATTGGAGGCACTTTGGGAATGTTTGGACTTTTTTCCTCTTCGGATCATTTCACCTCCGTTCTCTCCTTCCTCCAATTCCAACCTTCCTCGTTTAACGTAATGATTGATTCTGGACTCCAGGCTCTCGCAGCACGGACGCTCCAACAGCGGTCGGTAGTTTTTCTGTTTCCTGCCTTCAATTAAGAAGCAATGATCAGTGGACACGCCACCTGTTGataggaaaagtaaaaaaaaaaaaacagaccaaaagATACACTTAAATTGAAATAGTAAAATCAAAAAGCAGAATTACTTTCAGAATTCCTCAAGAAGTTAAACACAGATTATAAACACAGTGGTTATATTGTCCTCACCTCTGACTTCCAGACCTTGGATCATCCCATGGAGGATGTGAGCTTTGACTGCACTCTGAGTCCACTGCTGCTGCAGGGCAGACAGGACGTAGTTCACGTCCTCAGGATCCTGCTGCCAGCTCAAACCTTCAAAGGTACAGTCATAGAGGACCAGTGGGTAGTCTATGGCCATACTGGAAACCACAACAACAATTTATTACTGATGCACAAGgttgttaattaaaaataaaagtaacgtGTGCAGTAACTCAACAGTCACCAATGTACCTGTACTGTGGCTTTCTGGGATTATTCTCCACATCCAGGAGTTTATCAATAATCTCTGGAGCTTCCAATTTCTGCCCAATCATAAGAAGCACAGCCATCATGCAACGTACCTGCAgagaaacaacacaaacattatAGCTGCTGCGCAGGAATGATGGGAGCCAGGCAAAACAAGAAGCAGCTTTTAGTACGTAACGACTAATCAATTTTAGAcagctgtcaaaaattcagttattaagaaaaaaaaaaatactaaaatacacatattgcatTTAGACAGCATGAAGAGGTTAGtaatttatctttaaaaaagatttattggCAACTTCAGTGAAAATCCGATTTTatgaaatgacatttttgtctccaatTGTTCGGATGGGAGtgaaaaaaatgaagtttttcACATATTTTCTAAACATAATCTAGTattaaaatgactccataattttgtcactttttttaataggtggccatgataaagagcgtccaaaTTGTctttaagctaaggaaaggaggctcaatgcttcctctATAACCTCCTTaggcctaggaaacactgatacatcctataccaaaggagaccacataatgctgacccacaattccttgcggcaacaacatttaatgggacacgcacacccgagcgctcacggaaactcacaatgaccGACGAGTgacggagatcatgtaagttatcaatgcaataatatgccttgaacaactttaaataatctaaaacccatattttattacatataagacatattatcagattataactgacataaaaaggtttcagagacatttttatccacattatgttttattttaatttatattcgtgagtggtagcctcttttcctttgatttacattcaaaccttgtgatttttgagattatatcagtggaaagtgttataaatgtgcttttagtcatttttcagattattacgtcacctagtggaggCGTGTgactgtcaaaacaaacgtgatggccttttcctaacacctttccttaaccccgtgacatcatccacggggttaaggaaaagtggataggaaaggagattggagggaatattcggacgcagccttgAACTTTAGAGGTttgctgtagcgccacctttaggacgaTTAGCCTGATGCATGGGAAGTAGGATTTCCTCGAAAAAATAAGAACATCATGCAGGACAACAATGATAATGGCGCAAATGtcacatttatacatttttttgaggACATGAGTGGATTAATTTTACCTGATGGTAAAGGAAAGCTAATCCTTTGATCTCAAACAGAAACACGTCATATTCAGATGTGCTAGAGATCTGCTGAGAATGCACAGGTTTGACTGCGGCTGATAAGATGGTTCTCTCAAACTGTAGGACACCATTTCCCACATCCATTTTACACAGGTTACGAAAGTCGTGAGTTCCCTCGTACCTGTTAGGTAGGATTAAAATTCTCAAATTAGCAAAACAAGACTCAAACTATAACATCCATGTGCAGGAATGTGGCTCTCCGCCCACCTTTTAGAAGCCTCTGCCATTAATGGAACATCCAATGATCCTCGGGGGAAGTAGTAGCGATATGTGCGGGACTGGCAGTCAAAGCGTGCGCTGAAGCCGTGAGCAGCCGGTGCCCAGTCAAAGACCCTGATGTCCTGGGGTAAAACTCTGTTCAGCATCTTCACATAAGGAAGTTCAGATGCAGCAGCTTTTGATTTGGAGCTCGCGTCGACGTTTTCAGGGAGCGTGACGCCGAAACCGACGCAAAACTGTGTGGAACGCAAGTCGATGGTTATAACCTACAGAGAAAGGTTagtaaaaaacaagattaattTCTCCTTTAAGGACTTAAACaacctagggctgggcaatatggaccaacattcatatctcaatattttatctcaaaatggcgatatacaatataaatctcgatcattaacacaaatagttaatagggtaaaaaaaaatacacaaaaggagaaaaaataatgcacaatgggacaacaaaaatacataaaagaacaaaaa from Gouania willdenowi chromosome 19, fGouWil2.1, whole genome shotgun sequence includes the following:
- the pus3 gene encoding tRNA pseudouridine(38/39) synthase, which gives rise to MTDALIHRIKQLEAELEKLRSQIKESREDGEETVNTSSPSSSEGPHCMSLQNLSSGKKERKKTGKDRPFDFSAHPRRHVALRLAYLGWAYQGFAVQENTDNTVEARLFEALLKTKLIQDRQSSNYHRCGRTDKGVSAFSQVITIDLRSTQFCVGFGVTLPENVDASSKSKAAASELPYVKMLNRVLPQDIRVFDWAPAAHGFSARFDCQSRTYRYYFPRGSLDVPLMAEASKRYEGTHDFRNLCKMDVGNGVLQFERTILSAAVKPVHSQQISSTSEYDVFLFEIKGLAFLYHQVRCMMAVLLMIGQKLEAPEIIDKLLDVENNPRKPQYSMAIDYPLVLYDCTFEGLSWQQDPEDVNYVLSALQQQWTQSAVKAHILHGMIQGLEVRGGVSTDHCFLIEGRKQKNYRPLLERPCCESLESRINHYVKRGRLELEEGENGGEMIRRGKKSKHSQSASNCRLSPGIPNPSPNEKAED